A DNA window from Amycolatopsis sp. DSM 110486 contains the following coding sequences:
- a CDS encoding nuclear transport factor 2 family protein → MTNAAEIRALIENWATAVHTGNLDGVLADHSDGIVMFDVPPPHEGVRGIDAYRETWPPFFVWQAEGATFTILELDVTAGDHVAFAWALLRCGTSADPPGHHLRLTIGLRKDQGRWVVTHEHHSFAAVDGDTAENNLREIHPVESER, encoded by the coding sequence GCCCTGATCGAAAACTGGGCCACGGCCGTCCACACGGGAAATCTCGACGGCGTCCTCGCCGACCACTCCGACGGCATCGTGATGTTCGACGTCCCGCCGCCGCACGAAGGTGTCCGCGGGATCGACGCCTACCGCGAGACCTGGCCACCGTTTTTCGTCTGGCAAGCGGAAGGCGCGACGTTCACCATCCTGGAGCTCGACGTGACCGCGGGCGACCACGTGGCGTTCGCCTGGGCGCTCCTGCGCTGCGGCACCTCCGCCGATCCACCGGGCCATCACCTTCGGCTGACCATCGGCCTGCGCAAGGACCAGGGCCGCTGGGTGGTGACGCACGAGCACCACTCGTTCGCCGCCGTCGACGGTGACACTGCCGAAAACAACCTCCGTGAAATCCACCCGGTTGAAAGTGAACGATGA